Proteins encoded together in one Triticum dicoccoides isolate Atlit2015 ecotype Zavitan chromosome 7B, WEW_v2.0, whole genome shotgun sequence window:
- the LOC119341614 gene encoding acyl transferase 1-like, with translation MASFVARRRKPELVLPAQVTPHETLALSDVDDDIDLRFLQPAIEFFRAVDHGPWRPATAAKVVKAALAEALVHYYPLAGRLREAAGGKLVVECTGEGVVFVEAEVDVSMDDLGKPSPLPPYPCVEELLCEVGDPRVVVGVPLFFMQVTQLRCGGFVIGLHICHNIADGYGTTQFLKCIADLARTGGDASKIVSPVWNREILTARIPPQISPEFVGFLQRLGSTGNDVMLSTPPEEMVVRFFIFGPGDIAALRSHHAPAHLSPPATSFELLTAVMWRCRTVALGYEHHQRVGLMFSMNVRGGGKCHGLVPHGFYGNALFYPVADTTAGELSGNPLSYTLGLIREAKRNMTDDNMESMVDFMASLHGRPPLTIDKMYEVSDMKWIGQEALDFQWAKRVGGGLPMVGDISFDSVSCHMRCRNGKGQDVIVINMILPGPAMDKFEKEIAVWVCNGQDEK, from the exons ATGGCATCCTTTGTTGCACGCCGAAGAAAACCTGAGCTCGTGCTACCGGCGCAAGTAACGCCGCACGAGACTCTGGCTCTCTCCGACGTTGATGATGACATAGACCTGCGATTTCTGCAGCCTGCCATCGAGTTCTTTCGTGCTGTCGACCACGGGCCGTGGCGGCCTGCCACTGCTGCAAAGGTTGTCAAGGCGGCTCTCGCGGAGGCGCTGGTGCACTACTACCCACTAGCAGGCCGTCTCCGGGAGGCCGCCGGGGGAAAGCTAGTTGTCGAGTGCACGGGGGAAGGTGTTGTGTTCGTGGAGGCGGAGGTGGACGTGTCCATGGATGATCTTGGCAAGCCGTCGCCACTGCCACCGTACCCATGCGTCGAAGAACTGTTGTGCGAGGTGGGCGACCCTAGGGTTGTTGTTGGAGTTCCTTTGTTCTTCATGCAG GTAACCCAGCTGAGATGTGGAGGATTTGTGATTGGTCTTCACATATGCCACAACATCGCCGACGGCTACGGCACCACTCAATTCCTGAAATGCATCGCCGACTTGGCTCGTACAGGGGGTGATGCCTCCAAAATCGTATCGCCGGTGTGGAATAGGGAGATCCTGACAGCGCGCATCCCACCGCAAATAAGCCCGGAATTTGTGGGATTCCTCCAAAGATTAGGCAGCACCGGCAACGATGTTATGTTGTCAACACCGCCGGAAGAAATGGTCGTCCGCTTCTTCATCTTCGGCCCGGGAGACATCGCAGCGCTACGAAGCCACCATGCCCCCGCACATCTTTCGCCACCAGCCACAAGCTTCGAGCTTCTGACTGCGGTCATGTGGCGTTGCCGCACGGTGGCGCTCGGCTATGAGCACCACCAGCGGGTGGGCCTAATGTTCTCTATGAATGTGCGCGGGGGTGGGAAGTGCCATGGGCTTGTCCCGCATGGGTTTTACGGCAACGCACTATTTTACCCTGTGGCAGACACGACCGCCGGAGAGCTATCTGGCAACCCGCTTAGCTACACACTCGGACTCATCCGTGAGGCCAAGCGCAACATGACAGACGACAACATGGAGTCCATGGTGGATTTCATGGCATCTCTACATGGGCGGCCACctctcaccattgataaaatgtatGAGGTCTCTGACATGAAATGGATTGGACAGGAGGCGCTGGACTTCCAATGGGCGAAGCGGGTTGGCGGTGGCTTACCCATGGTGGGGGACATCTCCTTCGACTCTGTGAGCTGCCACATGAGGTGTAGGAATGGCAAGGGTCAGGACGTGATCGTGATAAACATGATATTGCCAGGACCTGCAATGGACAAGTTTGAGAAGGAGATTGCTGTTTGGGTGTGCAATGGACAAGACGAAAAGTAG
- the LOC119335580 gene encoding uncharacterized protein LOC119335580: MATSMLRSALALRRSASLRLLVRIPLSSASAVSFSSNTASSGKGEDAGGRSEKRHTDKKDDESTAARRRSKQNGHGISRSLFDDFDDSDWEMAALLDDDKPPRGSSTGQDSTKDSSSSSAAAESDVSSPSLGGFWDSGSSSSWGSGGGDSWSGGGGFSGD, translated from the exons ATGGCGACGTCCATGCTTCGATCTGCCCTCGCGCTCCGGCGATCGGCAAGTCTGAGGCTTCTGGTTCGCATCCCCTTGAGCTCTGCGTCGGCTGTATCCTTCAGCAGCAACACCGCCTCCTCCGGCAAGGGTGAGGACGCCGGCGGCCGG TCTGAGAAGCGTCATACCGATAAGAAAGATGACGAGTCAACTGCAGCAAGGAGGCGAAGCAAACAAAACGG ACATGGCATCTCCCGAAGCctgtttgatgattttgatgattctgATTGGGAGATGGCGGCGCTTTTGGACGACGACAAGCCTCCCCGAGGATCTTCCACTGGACAAGACTCTAccaaggactcctcctcctcctctgcggcgGCAGAGTCGGACGTGTCCTCGCCATCATTAGGGGGCTTCTGGGACTCCGGAAGCTCTTCATCATGGGGTTCGGGAGGAGGGGACTCGTGGTCAGGAGGAGGGGGATTCTCGGGAGACTAG